A genomic segment from Nodularia sphaerocarpa UHCC 0038 encodes:
- a CDS encoding ABC transporter ATP-binding protein gives MSGSVKNSTPLLEVQNVHAGYSKDIDILQGVNFRVEPGELVTVIGPNGAGKSTLAKTIFGLLTPHTGTITFKDENIAGLKSNQIVRKGMSYVPQLTNVFASLSVEENLEMGAFVRDVPLKPLKDRIFAMFPRLSDRRRQRAGTLSGGERQMLAMGKALMLEPSLLLLDEPSAALSPILVTQVFEQIKQINQTGTAIVLVEQNARKALEMAHRGYVLESGRDAISGPGEELLHDPKVGELYLGAGKKH, from the coding sequence ATGTCAGGTTCAGTAAAGAATTCTACACCACTGCTAGAAGTTCAAAATGTTCACGCCGGATACAGCAAAGATATAGATATTCTGCAAGGGGTGAATTTTCGGGTTGAACCAGGGGAATTGGTAACAGTAATTGGTCCCAACGGTGCGGGTAAATCCACTTTAGCCAAAACCATTTTTGGGCTGTTAACTCCTCACACAGGTACTATTACCTTTAAAGATGAAAATATTGCTGGGCTAAAGTCCAATCAAATCGTCAGAAAGGGAATGTCCTATGTACCACAGCTAACTAATGTTTTTGCTTCCCTGAGTGTTGAGGAAAATTTGGAAATGGGGGCTTTTGTCCGTGATGTACCCCTGAAACCCCTGAAAGATAGAATTTTTGCCATGTTTCCCAGATTAAGCGATCGCCGTCGTCAACGAGCTGGTACACTCTCAGGTGGAGAACGTCAAATGCTGGCGATGGGAAAAGCCTTGATGTTGGAACCTAGTTTACTGCTATTGGATGAACCTTCTGCGGCATTATCCCCCATTCTAGTAACGCAAGTATTCGAGCAAATTAAACAAATTAATCAAACAGGTACAGCCATTGTCTTAGTAGAACAAAACGCCCGCAAAGCCTTAGAAATGGCCCACCGTGGTTATGTACTCGAATCTGGACGCGATGCTATCTCTGGCCCTGGTGAAGAATTATTACATGATCCCAAAGTCGGTGAACTCTATTTGGGCGCAGGTAAAAAGCACTAA
- a CDS encoding helix-turn-helix transcriptional regulator, translating to MASTDERFTQATNQWDLETLYTDIASAKGKRLTPVEKLHLRGLLCGYSPAEIAERLNKNVKGVEVDLCNTLYKYVKNLVDKSDEKVENWRNITEWLEEAGYKSQSYIESQLSDNVSIKFLVQKANITLEKNQLIIDFNLRIVAPSPSEFPITENFNNNGKG from the coding sequence ATGGCATCTACTGATGAGCGGTTTACTCAGGCTACAAACCAATGGGATTTGGAAACGTTGTATACAGATATTGCATCTGCGAAGGGAAAGCGTTTGACACCCGTTGAAAAACTACACTTGCGGGGATTACTTTGTGGTTACAGTCCTGCTGAAATCGCCGAAAGACTAAATAAGAATGTCAAAGGTGTCGAAGTTGACCTTTGTAATACTTTGTATAAATATGTGAAAAACCTAGTAGATAAATCTGATGAAAAAGTAGAAAACTGGCGAAATATTACTGAATGGCTAGAGGAAGCAGGATATAAAAGTCAGTCATATATTGAATCACAATTAAGTGATAATGTATCTATAAAATTCTTAGTCCAGAAAGCAAACATAACACTTGAAAAAAATCAATTAATAATTGACTTTAACCTCCGCATTGTCGCTCCCTCCCCTTCGGAGTTTCCAATAACAGAGAACTTCAATAACAACGGTAAGGGTTGA
- the moeB gene encoding molybdopterin-synthase adenylyltransferase MoeB, which produces MLNPNLEEIQLTKDDYERYSRHLILPEIGLEGQKRLKAASVLCIGTGGLGSPLLLYLAAAGIGRIGIVDFDIVDTSNLQRQVIHGTSWVGKPKIESAKNRIHEINPHCQVDLYETRLSAENALEIIKPYDIVVDGTDNFPTRYLVNDACVLLDKPNVYGSIFRFEGQATVFNYEGGPNYRDLYPEPPPPGMVPSCAEGGVLGILPGMIGIIQATETVKIVTGKGTTLSGRLLLYDALEMKFRELKLRPNPIRPVIEKLIDYEQFCGIPQAKAEEAKQQMEMSEMTVKELKELLDSGAKDFVLLDVRNPHEYEIAKIPGAVLIPLPDIENGDGVAKVKEILNGHRLIAHCKLGGRSAKALAILKEAGIEGTNVKGGINAWSKEVDPSVPEY; this is translated from the coding sequence ATGCTAAATCCCAACCTGGAAGAAATCCAGTTGACCAAAGACGATTACGAACGCTACTCCCGCCATTTAATCTTGCCAGAAATTGGACTAGAAGGACAAAAGCGTTTAAAAGCTGCCAGTGTATTGTGTATTGGTACTGGTGGACTAGGTTCGCCATTACTGTTATACCTTGCAGCCGCAGGTATTGGACGTATTGGTATAGTTGATTTCGATATCGTCGATACCTCCAACCTCCAACGCCAAGTCATACACGGTACATCCTGGGTAGGTAAACCCAAAATTGAATCCGCAAAAAACCGGATACACGAGATTAACCCCCATTGTCAGGTTGACTTATACGAAACTCGCCTGAGTGCTGAAAACGCCCTAGAGATCATTAAACCTTATGATATCGTCGTAGATGGTACGGATAACTTCCCCACCAGATACCTCGTTAATGACGCTTGCGTACTGCTAGATAAACCCAACGTCTACGGTTCCATTTTCCGCTTTGAAGGACAAGCCACGGTCTTTAACTACGAAGGTGGTCCCAACTATCGTGACTTGTACCCAGAACCACCACCACCAGGAATGGTTCCCTCCTGTGCAGAAGGTGGCGTACTCGGTATTTTACCAGGAATGATTGGAATTATTCAGGCGACAGAAACAGTAAAAATCGTCACAGGAAAAGGTACTACCCTCAGTGGAAGATTACTATTGTACGATGCCTTAGAAATGAAATTTCGGGAATTGAAACTGCGTCCAAATCCCATTCGCCCAGTTATTGAAAAACTGATAGACTACGAACAATTCTGCGGAATTCCGCAAGCTAAGGCAGAGGAGGCTAAACAGCAGATGGAAATGTCAGAAATGACCGTCAAAGAATTAAAAGAATTACTGGATAGCGGTGCAAAAGATTTTGTACTATTAGATGTCCGTAACCCTCATGAATACGAAATCGCCAAAATTCCTGGTGCTGTATTGATACCCTTACCAGATATTGAAAACGGCGACGGTGTAGCCAAAGTCAAAGAAATCCTCAATGGTCATCGCTTAATTGCTCATTGTAAACTAGGCGGACGCTCCGCCAAAGCCTTGGCTATCCTCAAAGAAGCGGGAATTGAGGGGACTAATGTCAAAGGCGGAATTAACGCTTGGAGTAAAGAAGTAGATCCTTCAGTTCCAGAATATTAA
- a CDS encoding Mov34/MPN/PAD-1 family protein — MNSRLINLLPEHLQTICTHAESTYPEECCGLIIGYLGTKGKTVVEIIPTENAWNTQAGDFPGELTVESTRRRYAIAPQVLLQAQKAAAHRSWNIIGIYHSHPDNSATPSECDRLYAWAEYSYIIVSVQNGQATTVKSWILDDHHQFQPESIENII; from the coding sequence ATGAATAGTAGGTTAATTAACCTCCTTCCGGAACACTTGCAAACTATCTGTACCCACGCCGAAAGCACCTACCCAGAAGAATGCTGTGGACTAATTATCGGTTATCTGGGTACGAAAGGCAAAACTGTCGTGGAAATTATCCCCACAGAAAACGCCTGGAATACCCAAGCCGGTGATTTTCCAGGAGAACTCACAGTAGAGAGTACCAGAAGAAGATATGCGATCGCTCCCCAAGTTCTGTTACAGGCACAAAAAGCCGCAGCCCATCGCTCATGGAATATCATCGGTATTTACCACTCCCACCCTGATAATTCCGCTACACCTTCAGAATGCGATCGCCTATATGCTTGGGCAGAATACTCCTATATAATAGTTTCTGTTCAAAACGGCCAAGCTACCACAGTCAAAAGTTGGATTCTTGATGATCATCACCAATTCCAACCAGAGTCAATTGAAAACATAATTTAA
- a CDS encoding four helix bundle protein: MTDFRELQEWEKAHELTVAVYEITKTFPEEELLGLTQQIRLACAAIPIKIAQGCDRDDYEMQLDFLEMARDAVIEVEYYLLLCFELNMLDSSDYDNLISDVVEVKELLASYIDKQSHNFDE, translated from the coding sequence ATGACAGACTTTAGAGAGCTGCAAGAATGGGAAAAAGCGCACGAATTAACAGTTGCAGTCTATGAAATTACGAAAACCTTTCCAGAAGAGGAATTACTGGGGCTAACACAACAAATTCGTTTAGCTTGTGCGGCTATCCCCATTAAGATAGCTCAGGGATGCGATCGCGATGACTATGAAATGCAACTGGATTTTCTGGAAATGGCGCGGGATGCAGTGATTGAGGTGGAATATTACTTGCTGCTTTGCTTTGAGTTGAATATGCTGGACTCGTCTGATTATGATAATTTAATCAGTGACGTGGTGGAAGTCAAGGAACTGCTAGCATCTTATATTGATAAGCAAAGTCACAATTTTGATGAATAG
- a CDS encoding alpha/beta fold hydrolase, with product MPKVHVNEIDLFYDIKGEGEPLLLIAGFLCDHSYWSLIMPSLVTQYQVIRLDNRGLGRSSAPDSSYNIQQMAKDVTALLDHIGIYQVNVVGHSMGGQIAQELVLAEPGRVKSLILLSTLAKGDERFNHVISTWGDLPSNIDMKLYQKVVFPWIFTDEFYTIPGMVEQLIEWAVNYPFTPATHTLYHHSRAILSSDTQDRLHNIHCPTLILVGKQDILTPVKFSEQLAQGIPHAELVVIDRGGHGFLIESPDTVTSVMLKFLARL from the coding sequence ATGCCAAAAGTTCACGTTAACGAAATTGATTTGTTCTACGACATCAAAGGAGAGGGTGAACCTTTATTATTAATTGCTGGTTTTTTATGCGATCACTCCTATTGGTCGTTAATCATGCCATCGCTCGTTACCCAATATCAAGTTATTCGTCTAGATAATCGCGGACTGGGGCGAAGTTCTGCCCCCGATAGTTCCTATAATATTCAACAGATGGCAAAGGATGTAACCGCATTACTTGATCACATTGGTATTTATCAGGTAAATGTAGTCGGGCATTCGATGGGTGGTCAAATCGCCCAAGAACTGGTATTAGCAGAACCCGGAAGGGTAAAAAGTCTAATTTTGCTTTCTACCCTTGCCAAGGGTGATGAAAGATTCAATCATGTGATTTCCACATGGGGCGACCTCCCTAGTAATATAGACATGAAGCTTTATCAAAAAGTTGTATTCCCCTGGATATTTACTGATGAGTTTTATACTATTCCAGGGATGGTAGAACAACTAATTGAGTGGGCAGTGAATTATCCCTTTACACCAGCTACACATACACTCTATCATCATAGTCGGGCTATCCTGAGCAGTGATACACAAGACCGACTGCATAACATTCACTGTCCCACGCTGATTTTAGTGGGAAAACAAGATATTCTCACCCCAGTTAAGTTTTCTGAACAATTAGCTCAAGGTATTCCCCACGCTGAACTGGTAGTGATCGATCGTGGAGGGCATGGCTTTTTGATTGAGTCCCCGGATACAGTCACTTCCGTCATGCTGAAATTTTTAGCCCGTCTATGA
- a CDS encoding ATP-binding cassette domain-containing protein: MQQQKPIAVEFRDVTFSRNHRPLVSHLNFSISQGEALVLLGRSGSGKTTTMKLINRLFTPTQGEVLFNGIPTTEWDEIKLRRNIGYVIQETGLFPHFTVERNVGLVPNLLGWQSKQIKMRVYELLQMVGLDPGQFAGRYPHELSGGQKQRVGVARALAADPPVLLMDEPFGALDPITRLELQQEFHRLQQELNKTVVFVTHDIQEAFVLADRIGLMCEGELVVLGTKDEFKRSSHPESLAFLQCLQSLQETL, from the coding sequence ATGCAACAACAAAAACCAATTGCTGTGGAATTCCGCGATGTCACCTTTAGCCGCAACCATCGCCCTTTAGTATCTCATCTGAATTTCTCTATTAGTCAAGGAGAAGCTTTAGTTTTACTCGGACGCAGTGGAAGCGGTAAAACTACTACAATGAAGTTAATTAATCGCCTCTTCACACCTACACAAGGTGAAGTATTATTTAATGGCATTCCCACAACTGAATGGGATGAAATTAAATTGCGGCGCAATATTGGTTATGTGATTCAAGAAACTGGTTTATTTCCCCATTTTACTGTAGAACGTAACGTGGGTTTAGTCCCGAATTTGCTCGGTTGGCAATCTAAACAAATTAAAATGCGGGTTTATGAATTGTTGCAGATGGTAGGCTTAGATCCTGGACAATTTGCGGGGCGTTATCCTCATGAACTTTCGGGAGGACAAAAGCAACGAGTTGGTGTAGCTAGAGCATTAGCAGCTGATCCACCTGTATTATTAATGGATGAACCTTTTGGCGCACTCGATCCCATTACCCGCTTAGAATTGCAACAAGAATTTCACCGATTACAACAAGAATTAAATAAAACAGTGGTGTTTGTCACCCATGATATTCAAGAAGCCTTTGTTTTAGCTGACCGAATTGGGTTAATGTGTGAGGGAGAATTGGTAGTATTAGGGACAAAGGATGAATTTAAGCGCTCATCACATCCAGAAAGCCTAGCTTTTCTCCAATGTCTGCAATCATTGCAAGAGACTTTATGA
- a CDS encoding ABC transporter permease — protein MKDFFLIKYAPEILRHTLEHLFMVSIAIATATLIGIPLGILITRKTHLRRPILGIANILQTIPSLALFGLLIPVPIIGGIGIIPAIVALTLYSFLPIIRNTYTGIMGVDPAIREAGRGMGMTDKQLLLQVEIPLAMGVILAGVRVATVISIGIATIAAAIGAGGLGVFIFRGIAVVNNQLILAGAVPAAMIALVADLGIGWLEQKLKVKA, from the coding sequence ATGAAAGACTTTTTTTTGATCAAGTATGCGCCAGAAATCCTGCGACATACCCTAGAACACTTATTTATGGTGAGTATTGCGATCGCCACTGCTACACTCATTGGTATTCCTTTGGGTATTTTAATCACCCGTAAAACTCACCTGCGCCGACCTATTCTCGGTATTGCCAATATTCTGCAAACTATTCCCAGTTTAGCATTATTTGGGTTACTGATTCCAGTCCCGATCATTGGGGGAATTGGGATTATTCCTGCAATTGTAGCTTTAACTTTATACTCCTTTCTCCCCATTATCCGCAATACTTACACTGGTATCATGGGGGTAGATCCCGCTATTAGGGAAGCTGGGCGAGGTATGGGGATGACAGATAAACAATTGTTGTTACAGGTAGAGATTCCCTTAGCAATGGGGGTAATTTTGGCAGGTGTGCGGGTAGCAACAGTCATTTCTATAGGGATTGCGACTATCGCCGCAGCTATTGGTGCTGGTGGTTTGGGTGTGTTTATTTTTCGCGGAATTGCAGTGGTAAATAATCAGTTAATTTTAGCTGGCGCAGTGCCGGCGGCGATGATTGCATTAGTCGCTGATTTGGGTATTGGTTGGCTGGAACAGAAATTAAAAGTTAAAGCTTGA
- a CDS encoding glycine betaine ABC transporter substrate-binding protein: MKRFWILCILTCVMAVVIASCNFNATTSSAGDIVIASKDFTEQDILGELLAQQIEDTTDLTVTRRPRLGGSFVCHKAILAGKIDAYIEYTGTAFTAILKQQAVNDPKVVHEKLKQAYAEQFNLEVMPSLGFENTFAMIIRGEDAKRYNIQTLSEAAKYTPEWRGGFGYEFLEREDGFPGLAKIYGLNFARPPQIMDLGLIYRALIQKQVDMVAGNSTDGQISRLGLVVLQDDKQYFPPYEAAPIVRKATLDKYPQLRAAINKLTGKITADEMRELNNLVEGELQDIKTVVREFRKSHGL; encoded by the coding sequence ATGAAGAGATTCTGGATATTATGTATTTTAACTTGTGTGATGGCGGTGGTAATAGCTAGTTGTAATTTCAATGCTACTACGAGCAGTGCTGGTGATATTGTTATTGCTTCTAAAGATTTTACAGAACAAGATATTTTAGGTGAACTTTTAGCCCAGCAAATTGAAGATACTACTGATTTAACAGTTACTCGTCGTCCCCGTTTAGGGGGTTCTTTTGTTTGCCATAAGGCTATTCTAGCTGGAAAAATTGATGCTTATATTGAGTACACAGGCACGGCTTTTACTGCTATTTTAAAACAACAAGCAGTTAATGACCCCAAAGTAGTTCACGAAAAATTAAAACAAGCTTATGCAGAACAGTTTAATTTAGAAGTCATGCCCAGCTTAGGGTTTGAAAATACATTTGCCATGATTATTCGCGGTGAAGATGCTAAACGCTATAATATTCAAACTCTCTCAGAAGCTGCTAAATATACACCTGAATGGCGCGGTGGGTTCGGTTACGAATTTTTAGAACGGGAAGATGGTTTTCCAGGATTAGCGAAAATCTACGGTCTAAATTTTGCTAGACCTCCCCAAATTATGGACTTGGGTTTAATATATCGGGCGTTGATTCAAAAACAAGTGGATATGGTAGCAGGTAATTCTACAGATGGGCAAATCTCCCGCCTGGGGTTGGTGGTACTTCAGGATGATAAACAATATTTTCCGCCTTATGAAGCTGCGCCTATTGTCCGTAAAGCAACTTTAGATAAATATCCGCAATTAAGAGCAGCTATAAATAAACTGACTGGAAAAATTACCGCCGATGAAATGCGAGAATTAAATAATTTAGTTGAAGGTGAATTACAGGATATTAAAACTGTGGTGCGCGAGTTTCGCAAATCTCATGGTTTATGA
- a CDS encoding YdeI/OmpD-associated family protein: MPKFEDKLENFQAKNRQKWREWLQENHQTSLGIWLIYYKVKSGKPSIKYSEAVKEALCFGWIDSKVKSLDEERYMQIFTRRKPRSVWSKLNKQYIAELIEQGLMTEAGITKISIAKQDGSWNKLDAIEELIIPADLKQALAANQTANKYFDAFSKTSKKNILFWIESAKRPETRLKRIDQTIYSAAENKNPLG, from the coding sequence ATGCCAAAATTTGAAGACAAACTAGAAAATTTTCAGGCTAAAAATCGCCAAAAATGGCGGGAATGGTTGCAGGAAAACCATCAAACTTCCTTGGGTATATGGCTTATTTACTACAAAGTCAAAAGTGGTAAGCCAAGCATTAAATATAGCGAAGCAGTAAAAGAAGCTTTATGCTTTGGTTGGATTGATAGTAAGGTAAAATCATTAGATGAAGAACGCTATATGCAAATATTTACACGCCGAAAACCGAGAAGCGTATGGTCAAAATTGAATAAGCAATATATTGCAGAACTAATTGAACAAGGTTTGATGACTGAAGCTGGTATTACAAAGATTTCCATAGCAAAACAAGATGGCTCATGGAACAAATTAGATGCAATAGAAGAGTTAATAATTCCAGCAGACCTAAAGCAAGCATTAGCAGCAAACCAAACTGCTAATAAATATTTTGATGCATTTAGTAAAACATCCAAAAAGAATATACTCTTTTGGATTGAAAGTGCTAAACGTCCAGAGACGAGATTAAAAAGAATTGATCAAACCATCTATTCAGCAGCAGAAAACAAAAATCCATTGGGATGA
- the ggt gene encoding gamma-glutamyltransferase, whose amino-acid sequence MAIKTKSKQVVFTIFSLGIVFYSQVALATITSPLRSKKGMVVSAHPLASDAGIKMLRQGGNAIDAAVATTFAISVVEPFSAGIGGGGFLLMHSGKTGEIKALDFRERAPLKATKDMYLDADGKVRPNASVTGYLAVATPGTVAGLYEVHRLYGKLPWADVVKPAIALAKDGFILRRVLSPSYLTINDTRLQTMLNNPGMREIFTRNGYFYQPGERLVQRDLARTLTDIARSPHSFYTGNIAWAIASDMAKNGGLITLEDLKAYKPIWRTPVCGNFRQAKICSMPPPSSGGVHLLQMLNIIGETDLQSLGWHHPDALHLMVEAMKIAYADRSEYLGDPDFIKVPVEQLISPEYAKKRRQEIDMSTAKPASQIKPVDLRSFPTPHSLLPTPILPKESTETSHLTVVDAEHNAVSLTFTINLGFGAGIATPGTGIVLNNEMDDFAAAPGVPNAFGLVGNEANAIAPRKTPLSSMTPTIITENGRLRMAVGTPGGSTIITQVLQIILNVLEYQMDVGAAVSVPRIHHQWLPDQLRVERWGLDTLTLQELRRRGHKINESNSWGNANAIAVTAEGDLEAAADPRGQGFPSGF is encoded by the coding sequence ATGGCTATTAAAACAAAATCTAAGCAGGTTGTATTTACCATCTTTTCCCTTGGCATTGTCTTTTACAGCCAAGTTGCATTAGCCACTATTACATCACCTCTACGCAGCAAAAAGGGAATGGTGGTTTCCGCCCATCCTCTAGCTAGTGACGCAGGTATTAAAATGTTACGCCAAGGTGGTAACGCCATTGATGCGGCTGTGGCGACAACTTTTGCAATTTCTGTAGTGGAACCGTTTTCAGCCGGAATTGGTGGGGGCGGTTTTTTATTAATGCACTCTGGAAAAACTGGCGAAATCAAAGCTTTAGATTTTCGGGAACGCGCACCTCTGAAAGCAACAAAAGATATGTATTTGGATGCAGATGGTAAGGTGCGTCCCAATGCAAGTGTAACTGGCTATTTAGCTGTGGCGACACCAGGAACGGTAGCAGGATTGTATGAAGTGCATCGTCTTTATGGTAAGTTACCTTGGGCAGATGTGGTAAAACCTGCGATCGCCCTGGCTAAAGATGGTTTTATACTCAGACGTGTACTTTCTCCTAGTTATTTAACCATCAACGATACACGTCTTCAGACCATGCTAAATAATCCAGGAATGCGGGAGATTTTTACTCGTAATGGTTATTTTTATCAACCGGGGGAAAGGCTAGTACAGCGTGATTTGGCGCGGACTTTAACAGATATTGCCCGCAGTCCCCACAGTTTTTATACCGGAAATATTGCCTGGGCGATCGCATCGGATATGGCAAAAAATGGTGGTTTAATTACTCTAGAAGACCTCAAAGCCTACAAACCAATTTGGCGGACTCCCGTTTGTGGAAATTTCCGTCAAGCTAAAATCTGCTCAATGCCACCACCTTCATCGGGAGGAGTGCATTTATTGCAGATGTTAAACATCATAGGTGAGACTGACTTGCAATCTTTAGGATGGCACCACCCTGATGCTTTACATTTAATGGTAGAAGCGATGAAAATTGCTTATGCCGATCGCTCAGAATATTTAGGTGATCCCGATTTTATCAAAGTCCCGGTAGAACAATTAATTAGCCCAGAATACGCCAAAAAACGCCGTCAAGAAATTGATATGTCAACGGCGAAACCTGCAAGTCAAATCAAGCCAGTTGATTTACGTTCTTTCCCTACTCCCCACTCGCTACTCCCGACTCCCATTTTACCAAAAGAATCGACTGAAACCAGCCATTTAACTGTAGTCGATGCGGAACATAACGCCGTCAGTCTGACTTTCACCATTAATTTAGGCTTTGGTGCAGGTATAGCCACACCGGGAACGGGTATCGTACTTAACAACGAGATGGATGATTTTGCCGCCGCACCAGGAGTACCCAATGCCTTTGGTTTAGTAGGTAATGAAGCTAATGCTATCGCACCTCGCAAAACTCCCTTATCTAGCATGACTCCCACAATTATCACCGAGAATGGCCGTCTCAGAATGGCGGTGGGGACTCCTGGTGGTAGCACCATCATTACTCAGGTACTGCAAATTATCCTCAACGTGTTAGAATACCAAATGGATGTAGGTGCAGCAGTGTCTGTCCCACGCATACATCACCAGTGGCTACCCGATCAGTTACGTGTGGAACGTTGGGGTTTAGATACTCTGACGCTGCAAGAGTTACGTCGTCGCGGACACAAAATTAACGAAAGTAACTCTTGGGGTAATGCTAATGCGATCGCAGTCACCGCAGAGGGAGATTTAGAAGCAGCAGCCGACCCTCGTGGTCAAGGTTTTCCCAGTGGTTTCTAA
- a CDS encoding aldo/keto reductase: MEKSRLGTSDIHITPILMGTWQAGEAMWTGIEDADSIKTIRAAFDAGITTIDTAEIYGEGHSEQIIAAALSDVRDRVEYASKVFANHLKYDLVIEACDRSLKNLKTDYIDLYQIHWPSGSFNSEIVPIEETMKALNKLKEQGKIRSIGVSNFNRAQLTEASQYGRIDSLQPPYSLFWRHVEKDAMPYCIENNISILAYSPLAQGLLTGKFEPGHKFDPTDNRAKNKLFQGENFERAQQALEKLRPIAARHNCSLAQLALAWLIAQPQTNAIAGARYAEQAQDNAKAANIQLSQDELAEIDTIGRIVTDHLDENPVMWNW, from the coding sequence ATGGAAAAAAGCAGATTAGGTACATCAGATATCCATATTACACCTATCCTCATGGGGACTTGGCAAGCGGGTGAAGCCATGTGGACGGGAATTGAGGATGCGGACTCGATTAAAACTATCCGCGCCGCCTTTGACGCTGGGATTACAACCATTGATACTGCGGAAATCTATGGTGAAGGACATTCTGAACAAATTATCGCCGCAGCTTTATCTGATGTGCGCGATCGCGTCGAGTACGCCTCGAAAGTTTTCGCCAACCATCTCAAGTATGATTTAGTGATTGAAGCGTGCGATCGCTCCTTAAAAAACCTCAAAACTGATTATATAGACCTTTACCAAATACATTGGCCTTCCGGGTCATTCAACTCGGAAATAGTCCCCATTGAAGAGACTATGAAAGCTCTAAATAAACTCAAAGAACAGGGAAAAATCCGGTCAATTGGTGTGTCTAATTTTAACCGCGCCCAATTGACAGAAGCCTCACAGTATGGACGTATTGATAGTTTACAACCACCTTATTCCTTATTTTGGCGGCATGTAGAAAAAGATGCCATGCCCTATTGTATAGAAAATAATATTTCTATTTTGGCTTATTCACCCTTAGCGCAGGGATTGTTAACCGGAAAATTTGAACCCGGTCATAAATTTGACCCGACAGACAACCGTGCTAAAAATAAATTATTTCAAGGCGAAAACTTTGAACGCGCCCAACAAGCTTTAGAAAAACTGCGTCCCATAGCAGCGCGTCATAATTGTAGCCTAGCTCAATTAGCATTAGCTTGGTTAATCGCCCAACCGCAAACAAATGCTATAGCAGGGGCGCGTTATGCCGAACAAGCACAAGACAACGCTAAAGCTGCTAATATTCAACTTTCTCAAGACGAACTGGCAGAAATAGATACCATTGGGCGCATTGTTACCGACCATCTCGATGAAAATCCTGTGATGTGGAATTGGTAA